The Mustela nigripes isolate SB6536 chromosome X, MUSNIG.SB6536, whole genome shotgun sequence genomic sequence ttatgctccacaaataagtgaaaccatatgataattNNNNNNNNNNNNNNNNNNNNNNNNNNNNNNNNNNNNNNNNNNNNNNNNNNNNNNNNNNNNNNNNNNNNNNNNNNNNNNNNNNNNNNNNNNNNNNNNNNNNgtatatggaccacatcttccttatgcatttgtccattgaagggcatcttggttctttccacagtttggcgaccatggccattgctgctatgaacattggggtacagatggcccttcttttcactacatctgtatctttggggaaaatacctagtacaattgcagggtcagagggaacctctatttttaatttcttaaggaatctccacactgttcaaattggctgcaccaacttgcattcccaccaacagtgtaagaggcttcccctttctccacatcctctccagcacacgttgtttcctgtcttgttaattttggccattctaactggtgtaaggtggtatcttaatgtggttttaatttgaatctccctgatggttagtgatgatgaacattttttcatgtgtctgatagccatttgtatgtcttcattggcgaagtgtctgtccatatcatctgcccattttttgatatgattgttttgtgtgtgttgagtttgtggagttcattatagatcctggatatcaaccttttgtctgtactgtcatttgcaaatatcttctcccattccgtgggttgcctctttgttttcttgactgtttccttttctgtgcagaagcttttgatcttgatgaagtcccaaaagttcatcttcacttttgtttccattgcctttggagacatgtcttgaaagaagttgctgtggctgatatggaagaggttactgcttaagttctcctctaggattctggtggattcctgtctcacgttgaggtcttttatccattttgagtttatctttgtgtatggtgtaagagaatggttgaatttcattcttctacatatagctgtccaattttcccagcaccatttattgaagagactgtcttttcccacggtatattatttcctgctttgtcaaagtctATTTGACCATAGAtctgagggtccatatcttgggtgctctactctgttccactggtctatgtgtctgtttttattccagtaccatgctgtcttggtgattacagttttgtagcaaagcttgaaatcaggcaacgtgatgccgctggttttgtttttgtttttcaacatttccttagctgtACAGGGTTTCTTCTGattaatattgataaaatgtcaTATCCTGTGGTATTtttcatggaaacagaaaaaataacaatcttaaaatttgtatcaaATCACAAAGGACCACAtgtagccaaaataatcttgagaaacaagaaaaaaatcttgattgtgcaataaaaatagacacataatacaataaaattatgagaaaccagaaataaattcacacaGATACAGTAAACAAATATTAGACAAGTGTTCCAAGaataattaatgagaaaaaatattctctttcaaaACTGTTGCTAAAAAACCTGGGTAACCAGATGCAGAAAAACGAAATTGGACCCATATATTACACAACTTACAAAAAGAGACTGTAAATAGAATGAAGACATAAGTGTAATACCCAAGACGAAATCTAGTGTAAAAATAACAAAGGGAAGAAACTCCCTGACATTTGTCCTGGCAATAATTATTGGATAtgacaaaagcaagaaaaacaaacatcagCAGATGGGATAACATCAAAATCTAAAGGTTCTTTAGAGCCAAGAAAAGTATCAATACAATTGAAGGCAACATacagaatggggaaaaatatGCAAACCACTTATCTGATACaggattaatattcaaaatataaaaggaaattatacaactcaatggtaagaaaacaaatattcctACTAAAAAGATGTAAGCTCTGGGAATGTagtgtatagcatggtgactacaaTTAACACTGCATTACTATATACTTCAAAGTTATTCatagagtaaatcttaaaaagttttctGCACAAAAGTAAATGGTAATTATCTGAGATGCTGGACCTCTTAACTAATCtaattgtgataatcatttcacaatgtatgcatgtatcataacataaaattatataacttaaATTTACATGTGGTATTGTCAGTATCTcaaaaaaaagctaaaacaataTCTCAGTAATTTCTTCCAAGATGGATAATTAAGTAGAGTGAAGATAGAGTTCTTGAGTATGAAGCtgcataaaatagattttaagtccCACATTTCTGCCATGCTCCAGAGGTTAGAATCTTTGCTCTGTTACTTAGTAGACCTGTTAAACTGGCCTTGTTATATAGCTGTGTATTCCTCTGTTTGCTTTTAATGGATATAATAACTACCAAATGCACAGAATTTTTATaactattaaataattaatattacaaagtgcttataattttttgaacACAATAAGGGCTATTTACCAAGGAAAATGAacacactaatttgaaaagatatgtgcacccttATGTTGACTGTAGCATTATtagtaatagccaagataaggaagcaacctaagtgtccatcaatagacaagTGTGTAACAAAgaagttatacacacacacacacacacacagggatattacatagccataaaaaaattatgggagcttgccatttgcaacaatgtggatgaacctacagtgtattatgctaagtggaataagtccaagaaagacaaataccatagtatttcactcatatgtggtatctaaaaaccaaaacaaatccaaaacaaatgaaaaaaaaaaaaaaaccaaaaagcagaatcagaccaaAAATCAAGAGAACAAACATGGTTTCCAGAGGGACAAAGGTGGGTACATGGCAAAAAGAGTGAAGGGAAGTGGAAGATACAGGCTTTtggttatagaatgaataagtcacaggaataaaagacacagccTGCTGTGGGCTGCGCGCTGTTAATTGACCATGTCTTCTCACAAGACTTTCAGGATCAAGCGATTCCtggccaagaaacaaaagcagaatcatcCCATTCCCCAGTGGATTCGGATGAAAACTGGTAATAAAATCAGGTACAACTCCAAGAGGAGGCACTGGAGGAGAACCAAGCTGGGTCTCTAAGGCGTCCCACATCACGCGATGACCCACCTAACTGGCACCACGTATTTAATTAAGCTACTTGAGGATCATGTGTTCTATTCCATCACCCTGTAAACACCTTTCTGCCTGGCCAATAGATACCATTTATCAGCGAAAGATTTTTCTGTTACTATAGCTCTGCACCAGTGGGTTGGTTTGGTAATAAACATGAGGCCTTtgagctgtaaaaaaaaaaaaaaaagacagcctagGAAATACAGTCAATAGTATTGCAATAATCAATAGTATTATAATGTTGTATGGTAATATTAGCTACACTTGTGgggagcatagcataacatatagagaacTTAAAACAttatgttgtacaactgaaagTACTGTAACACTGTGTTAACTatagtcaaataaaaataattaatacatcagtaaataaacaaatgtttacaTAATACATAAgtattacataaatacataagcaaataaaaatataaacatgtacTCATAATTTTCATAAACCATGGAACTCACTTTAATTGTTGTAATAGAATATTTGTGTTATTGAAGTAGTTTTATTAATACTTGCTTTTTGTTTGATTTACTACAGTATACCATGATCCTCAGTCTGTTTCTAGTTTGACACCATCCTGTCCTTGTTATAATatatatgacttttcttttttttaaagattttatttatttatttgacagacagagattacaagtaggcagagaggcagtcagagagaggaggaagcaggctccctactgagcagagagcccgatgtggggctccatctcaggaccctgggatcatgacctgagccgaaggcagaggctttaacccactgagcaacccaggaacCCTGACTTactcaatttatttaaactaaaaaaaagttcAACCACTTCTACCCCTTACTTACCCCTAtgacatttcttttaagaaaagcttcttcagaggtgcctgggtggctcagtgggttaaagcctctgccttcagNNNNNNNNNNNNNNNNNNNNNNNNNNNNNNNNNNNNNNNNNNNNNNNNNNNNNNNNNNNNNNNNNNNNNNNNNNNNNNNNNNNNNNNNNNNNNNNNNNNNNNNNNNNNNNNNNNNNNNNNNNNNNNNNNNNNNNNNNNNNNNNNNNNNNNNNNNNNNNNNNNNNNNNNNNNNNNNNNNNNNNNNNNNNNNNNNNNNNNNNNNNNNNNNNNNNNNNNNNNNNNNNNNNNNNNNNNNNNNNNNNNNNNNNNNNNNNNNNNNNNNNNNNNNNNNNNNNNNNNNNNNNNNNNNNNNNNNNNNNNNNNNNNNNNNNNNNNNNNNNNNNNNNNNNNNNNNNNNNNNNNNNNNNNNNNNNNNNNNNNNNNNNNNNNNNNNNNNNNNNNNNNNNNNNNNNNNNNNNNNNNNNNNNNNNNNNNNNNNNNNNNNNNNNNNNNNNNNNNNNNNNNNNNNNNNNNNNNNNNNNNNNNNNNNNNNNNNNNNNNNNNNNNNNNNNNNNNNNNNNNNNNNNNNNNNNNNNNNNNNNNNNNNNNNNNNNNNNNNNNNNNNNNNNNNNNNNNNNNNNNNNNNNNNNNNNNNNNNNNNNNNNNNNNNNNNNNNNNNNNNNNNNNNNNNNNNNNNNNNNNNNNNNNNNNNNNNNNNNNNNNNNNNNNNNNNNNNNNNNNNNNNNNNNNNNNNNNNNNNNNNNNNNNNNNNNNNNNNNNNNNNNNNNNNNNNNNNNNNNNNNNNNNNNNNNNNNNNNNNNNNNNNNNNNNNNNNNNNNNNNNNNNNNNNNNNNNNNNNNNNNNNNNNNNNNNNNNNNNNNNNNNNNNNNNNNNNNNNNNNNNNNNNNNNNNNNNNNNNNNNNNNNNNNNNNNNNNNNNNNNNNNNNNNNNNNNNNNNNNNNNNNNNNNNNNNNNNNNNNNNNNNNNNNNNNNNNNNNNNNNNNNNNNNNNNNNNNNNNNNNNNNNNNNNNNNNNNNNNNNNNNNNNNNNNNNNNNNNNNNNNNNNNNNNNNNNNNNNNNNNNNNNNNNNNNNNNNNNNNNNNNNNNNNNNNNNNNNNNNNNNNNNNNNNNNNNNNNNNNNNNNNNNNNNNNNNNNNNNNNNNNNNNNNNNNNNNNNNNNNNNNNNNNNNNNNNNNNNNNNNNNNNNNNNNNNNNNNNNNNNNNNNNNNNNNNNNNNNNNNNNNNNNNNNNNNNNNNNNNNNNNNNNNNNNNNNNNNNNNNNNNNNNNNNNNNNNNNNNNNNNNNNNNNNNNNNNNNNNNNNNNNNNNNNNNNNNNNNNNNNNNNNNNNNNNNNNNNNNNNNNNNNNNNNNNNNNNNNNNNNNNNNNNNNNNNNNNNNNNNNNNNNNNNNNNNNNNNNNNNNNNNNNNNNNNNNNNNNNNNNNNNNNNNNNNNNNNNNNNNNNNNNNNNNNNNNNNNNNNNNNNNNNNNNNNNNNNNNNNNNNNNNNNNNNNNNNNNNNNNNNNNNNNNNNNNNNNNNNNNNNNNNNNNNNNNNNNNNNNNNNNNNNNNNNNNNNNNNNNNNNNNNNNNNNNNNNNNNNNNNNNNNNNNNNNNNNNNNNNNNNNNNNNNNNNNNNNNNNNNNNNNNNNNNNNNNNNNNNNNNNNNNNNNNNNNNNNNNNNNNNNNNNNNNNNNNNNNNNNNNNNNNNNNNNNNNNNNNNNNNNNNNNNNNNNNNNNNNNNNNNNNNNNNNNNNNNNNNNNNNNNNNNNNNNNNNNNNNNNNNNNNNNNNNNNNNNNNNNNNNNNNNNNNNNNNNNNNNNNNNNNNNNNNNNNNNNNNNNNNNNNNNNNNNNNNNNNNNNNNNNNNNNNNNNNNNNNNNNNNNNNNNNNNNNNNNNNNNNNNNNNNNNNNNNNNNNNNNNNNNNNNNNNNNNNNNNNNNNNNNNNNNNNNNNNNNNNNNNNNNNNNNNNNNNNNNNNNNNNNNNNNNNNNNNNNNNNNNNNNNNNNNNNNNNNNNNNNNNNNNNNNNNNNNNNNNNNNNNNNNNNNNNNNNNNNNNNNNNNNNNNNNNNNNNNNNNNNNNNNNNNNNNNNNNNNNNNNNNNNNNNNNNNNNNNNNNNNNNNNNNNNNNNNNNNNNNNNNNNNNNNNNNNNNNNNNNNNNNNNNNNNNNNNNNNNNNNNNNNNNNNNNNNNNNNNNNNNNNNNNNNNNNNNNNNNNNNNNNNNNNNNNNNNNNNNNNNNNNNNNNNNNNNNNNNNNNNNNNNNNNNNNNNNNNNNNNNNNNNNNNNNNNNNNNNNNNNNNNNNNNNNNNNNNNNNNNNNNNNNNNNNNNNNNNNNNNNNNNNNNNNNNNNNNNNNNNNNNNNNNNNNNNNNNNNNNNNNNNNNNNNNNNNNNNNNNNNNNNNNNNNNNNNNNNNNNNNNNNNNNNNNNNNNNNNNNNNNNNNNNNNNNNNNNNNNNNNNNNNNNNNNNNNNNNNNNNNNNNNNNNNNNNNNNNNNNNNNNNNNNNNNNNNNNNNNNNNNNNNNNNNNNNNNNNNNNNNNNNNNNNN encodes the following:
- the LOC132007340 gene encoding large ribosomal subunit protein eL39-like, whose product is MSSHKTFRIKRFLAKKQKQNHPIPQWIRMKTGNKIRYNSKRRHWRRTKLGL